In Nocardioides marinus, one DNA window encodes the following:
- a CDS encoding SRPBCC family protein, translated as MTALHPCRPVGLDYLESAPAVFTNSVDIALTPEELFDVLARADTWSRWASVITDVEYTSPAPYGVGTTRVVTMRGGIVGDEEFLAWEPGRRLAFRFNASSTSALSAFLEDYRIEPTGSGCRLTWTLAQELSGPSKVLAPLTGPLCNLAFRHFLKNLQRLTAAGVPA; from the coding sequence ATGACCGCCCTGCACCCCTGCCGCCCCGTCGGGCTCGACTACCTCGAGTCCGCGCCCGCGGTCTTCACCAACTCCGTCGACATCGCCCTGACGCCCGAGGAGCTCTTCGACGTGCTGGCGCGCGCCGACACCTGGTCGCGGTGGGCGTCGGTGATCACCGATGTCGAGTACACCTCCCCGGCGCCGTACGGCGTCGGCACGACCCGTGTGGTGACCATGCGCGGCGGGATCGTCGGGGACGAGGAGTTCCTGGCCTGGGAGCCCGGACGCCGACTGGCCTTCCGCTTCAACGCCTCCTCGACCTCGGCGCTCAGCGCCTTCCTGGAGGACTACCGGATCGAGCCGACCGGCTCGGGCTGCCGGCTGACCTGGACGCTCGCCCAGGAGCTCTCCGGCCCGTCGAAGGTCCTCGCGCCGCTGACGGGGCCGCTGTGCAACCTGGCGTTCCGCCACTTCCTCAAGAACCTCCAGCGGCTCACGGCCGCCGGCGTCCCCGCCTGA
- a CDS encoding DUF952 domain-containing protein, which produces MLVFHVATAADWAQARRDGAYTTSTRGRTLAEEGFIHASRAEQWRGVHARFYADADEPLLLLEIDTDRLGCPVVEEPGEPGGTETFPHIQGPVPVTAVVRAVPVEEALAATSFSALFLREVLRNAAIGFALIILSATGAVMVGGVDGGPETLAGAAGGLAVGLLVVWLLLRRGRRRP; this is translated from the coding sequence ATGCTGGTCTTCCACGTGGCGACCGCCGCGGACTGGGCGCAGGCCCGGCGCGACGGCGCCTACACCACCTCCACCCGGGGCCGCACCCTGGCCGAGGAGGGGTTCATCCACGCCAGCCGCGCCGAGCAGTGGCGCGGGGTGCACGCGCGGTTCTACGCCGACGCCGACGAGCCGTTGCTGCTCCTCGAGATCGACACCGACCGGCTCGGCTGTCCGGTCGTCGAGGAGCCGGGCGAGCCCGGGGGCACCGAGACCTTCCCCCACATCCAGGGGCCGGTGCCCGTGACCGCCGTGGTGCGGGCCGTGCCGGTCGAGGAGGCCCTGGCCGCCACGTCGTTCAGCGCCCTGTTCCTGCGCGAGGTGCTGCGCAACGCGGCGATCGGCTTCGCGCTGATCATCCTCTCCGCCACCGGTGCGGTGATGGTCGGAGGCGTGGACGGTGGCCCGGAGACCCTGGCCGGCGCCGCCGGCGGGCTGGCAGTGGGCCTGCTCGTCGTGTGGCTGCTCCTCAGGCGGGGACGCCGGCGGCCGTGA
- the nucS gene encoding endonuclease NucS has translation MRLVVARCQVDYAGRLTAHLPMATRVLMIKADGSVLVHSDGGSYKPLNWMSPPCALREGSTEDGRVEWTVTGKTDDTLRILIEEVLHDSSHDLGVDPGLQKDGVEKHLQELLAEHPATLADGLTLVRREFPTAIGPVDLMCRDAEGLSVAVEIKRRGEIDGVEQLTRYLELLNRDPLLTGRGAVRGIFAAQAIKPQARVLAEDRGITCAVVDYDALRGMDDDAEHRLF, from the coding sequence GTGAGACTCGTCGTCGCGCGCTGCCAGGTCGACTACGCCGGCCGGCTGACCGCCCACCTGCCCATGGCCACCCGGGTGCTGATGATCAAGGCGGACGGGTCGGTGCTGGTCCACTCCGACGGCGGGTCCTACAAGCCCCTGAACTGGATGTCCCCGCCGTGCGCCCTGCGCGAGGGCAGCACCGAGGACGGCCGGGTCGAGTGGACGGTGACCGGGAAGACCGACGACACCCTGCGCATCCTCATCGAGGAGGTGCTCCACGACAGCTCCCACGACCTCGGGGTCGACCCCGGGCTGCAGAAGGACGGCGTCGAGAAGCACCTGCAGGAGCTGCTCGCCGAGCACCCGGCCACCCTCGCCGACGGGCTCACGCTGGTGCGTCGTGAGTTCCCGACCGCGATCGGGCCCGTGGACCTGATGTGCCGCGACGCGGAGGGCCTCAGCGTCGCCGTCGAGATCAAGCGCCGCGGCGAGATCGACGGGGTCGAGCAGCTGACCCGCTACCTCGAGCTGCTCAACCGTGACCCGCTGCTGACCGGCAGGGGCGCCGTCCGGGGCATCTTCGCCGCCCAGGCCATCAAGCCGCAGGCCCGGGTCCTGGCCGAGGACCGCGGCATCACCTGCGCGGTCGTCGACTACGACGCCCTGCGCGGCATGGACGACGACGCCGAGCACCGACTCTTCTGA
- a CDS encoding alanine/glycine:cation symporter family protein — MTILGTVTGMIPLAAESDSGFIPSLEKAINDAFDPIATAVTSVIFWELPLGDYSFPLIVLWLVVAAAVFTVYFRGVQFRSLGTAWALVRGRYSRSSDPGEVTHFQALSSAVSGTVGLGNIAGVAVAVTVGGPGATFWMILAGLLGMCTKFVECTLGVRYREVHEDGTVTGGPFRYMPVAFERFGPGVGKVAMGIFAVALILFGALGGNAFQSNQTYAQAVNVTGGEDSFLASSGASFGFGLVLALLVGVVILGGVTSIARVTSKLVPVMALIYVGACLLVIGINATEVPGAIGRIVEGAFAPEGITGGAIGVLIIGFQRAAFSNEAGVGSAPIVHSAVKTRHPVSEGFVALLEPFIDTVVICTMTALTIVIAAEGTNYDELVGGGLDSAGGVTLTSDSFNTFIPGFDNVLALAVALFAFSTLITWAYYTMRAWTSLVGKTTFNENVFKVMFCVFTVLGAVVDLGSVLSFADAMLFVCAIFNLLACYLLLPKVREEMRSFLDGIRSGEISEVPVEERATT, encoded by the coding sequence ATGACCATTCTCGGAACCGTCACGGGCATGATCCCCCTGGCCGCTGAGTCCGACAGCGGGTTCATCCCCAGCCTGGAGAAGGCGATCAACGACGCCTTCGACCCCATCGCGACCGCCGTCACCTCGGTGATCTTCTGGGAGCTGCCGCTCGGCGACTACTCCTTCCCCCTCATCGTGCTGTGGCTCGTGGTGGCCGCCGCGGTCTTCACCGTCTACTTCCGCGGCGTGCAGTTCCGCTCCCTGGGCACGGCGTGGGCGCTCGTGCGCGGTCGGTACTCGCGCTCCAGCGACCCCGGGGAGGTGACGCACTTCCAGGCGCTGTCCTCGGCCGTGTCCGGCACGGTGGGACTCGGCAACATCGCCGGTGTCGCGGTCGCGGTCACCGTCGGTGGACCCGGTGCGACGTTCTGGATGATCCTGGCCGGGCTGCTCGGCATGTGCACCAAGTTCGTCGAGTGCACCCTGGGCGTGCGCTACCGCGAGGTCCACGAGGACGGCACCGTAACCGGAGGGCCGTTCCGCTACATGCCGGTCGCCTTCGAGCGGTTCGGTCCCGGCGTCGGCAAGGTCGCCATGGGCATCTTCGCCGTCGCACTGATCCTGTTCGGCGCCCTGGGCGGCAACGCCTTCCAGTCCAACCAGACCTACGCCCAGGCCGTCAACGTCACCGGCGGCGAGGACTCCTTCCTCGCCTCCAGCGGGGCGTCCTTCGGCTTCGGCCTCGTGCTCGCCCTGCTCGTCGGCGTCGTGATCCTCGGTGGTGTGACCTCGATCGCGCGGGTCACCTCCAAGCTCGTGCCCGTCATGGCGCTGATCTACGTCGGCGCCTGCCTGCTGGTCATCGGCATCAACGCCACCGAGGTGCCGGGCGCGATCGGGCGCATCGTCGAGGGGGCCTTCGCCCCGGAGGGCATCACCGGCGGTGCGATCGGCGTGCTGATCATCGGTTTCCAGCGGGCGGCGTTCTCCAACGAGGCCGGTGTGGGCTCGGCACCCATCGTCCACTCGGCCGTCAAGACCCGCCACCCGGTCAGCGAGGGCTTCGTGGCCCTGCTCGAGCCGTTCATCGACACCGTGGTGATCTGCACGATGACCGCCCTCACGATCGTCATCGCCGCCGAGGGGACCAACTACGACGAGCTCGTCGGCGGTGGCCTCGACAGCGCGGGCGGTGTCACGCTCACCTCGGACTCCTTCAACACCTTCATCCCGGGCTTCGACAACGTCCTGGCCCTCGCCGTGGCGCTGTTCGCCTTCTCCACGCTCATCACCTGGGCCTACTACACGATGCGTGCGTGGACCTCGCTGGTCGGCAAGACGACGTTCAACGAGAACGTCTTCAAGGTCATGTTCTGCGTGTTCACCGTGCTGGGTGCCGTCGTGGACCTGGGCTCGGTCCTGAGCTTCGCGGACGCCATGCTGTTCGTGTGTGCGATCTTCAACCTCCTGGCCTGCTACCTCCTGCTGCCCAAGGTGCGCGAGGAGATGCGCTCCTTCCTCGACGGGATCCGCAGCGGCGAGATCTCCGAGGTCCCCGTGGAGGAGCGCGCCACGACCTGA
- a CDS encoding GNAT family N-acetyltransferase: MSLSVRPARPSEMRHLAAVEDSGAAPFRDWFGAAAVPALLAPAVSGASRDAVPGELLVAADPAYAGTGPLGFVHLLWLDADDGSVTAHLEQLSVLLPDHGRQGIGTALVEAACEEARWAGHSSLTLCTYRDVPWNGPFYRRLGFVEDLDPPAHLERIRVAERALGLDRCGVREVLRRDLDRSSRSGSAHKLPTSEPGHRQGARPVP; encoded by the coding sequence GTGAGCCTGTCGGTCCGTCCGGCGCGGCCCTCCGAGATGCGGCACCTCGCCGCTGTCGAGGACTCGGGGGCCGCGCCGTTCCGGGACTGGTTCGGTGCCGCCGCGGTGCCCGCACTGCTGGCGCCGGCGGTGTCCGGCGCGAGCCGGGACGCAGTCCCCGGTGAGCTGCTGGTGGCGGCGGACCCCGCGTACGCCGGGACGGGGCCGCTGGGGTTCGTCCACCTGCTGTGGCTGGACGCCGACGACGGGTCGGTCACGGCCCACCTCGAGCAGCTCTCCGTGCTGCTGCCCGACCACGGCCGCCAGGGCATCGGGACGGCCCTGGTGGAGGCCGCCTGCGAGGAGGCGCGCTGGGCCGGGCACTCCTCGCTGACGCTCTGCACCTACCGCGACGTGCCGTGGAACGGCCCGTTCTACCGACGGCTCGGCTTCGTCGAGGACCTCGACCCCCCAGCCCACCTGGAGCGGATCCGGGTGGCCGAGAGGGCTCTGGGACTGGACCGGTGTGGGGTGCGGGAGGTGCTGCGACGGGACTTGGATCGATCATCTCGGAGTGGATCGGCGCACAAGTTACCGACCAGTGAACCAGGCCACAGGCAGGGTGCCCGACCCGTGCCATGA
- a CDS encoding 3-hydroxyacyl-CoA dehydrogenase family protein codes for MTAPETPDTARTFTTIGVVGLGTMGAGIAEVFARHGYAVVGVEKDDEGVARGRRHLEASTGRAVAREKLTQSEADELLGRITFSTSLKDLAEADLVVEAVVESMEAKVAIFRDLDAIVAADAILATNTSSLSVTELSTATSAPGRVVGIHFFNPAPVQRLVEVVRTVVTEPGVLDDVQALLGSLGKSPVVCGDKAGFIANTLLFGYLNHAASMFEQRYASREDIDAAMRFGCGYPMGPLALLDLIGLDTAYEILETMYRQGRDRLHAPTPILKQMVTAGLLGRKTGRGFYTYEQPDSPVVVDDAATPSADAAPALRHDISQVGVVGTGTMASGIVEVFAKAGYDVLYVGRSAEKVEGVRAMITKNFDKQIQRGRATEEQKTDVLGRVTGTTSLDDLGTVDLVVEAIAEDLAIKTTLFENLDEICKPGAILATTTSSLPIIAMAKVTSRPQDVIGMHFFNPATVMKLVEVVSTVSTDDAVTETVRALCAKVGKVAVSCTDRAGFIVNALLFPYLNDAVKMLEAHYASADDIDTAMKQGCALPMGPFELLDVVGNDVSLAIQRELYLEFREPGFAPAPLLEHLVTAGYLGRKTKRGFRDYSAR; via the coding sequence ATGACCGCTCCCGAGACTCCTGACACCGCCCGCACCTTCACCACCATCGGTGTCGTGGGCCTCGGCACCATGGGTGCCGGCATCGCCGAGGTCTTCGCCCGTCACGGCTACGCCGTGGTCGGTGTGGAGAAGGACGACGAGGGCGTGGCCCGTGGTCGTCGCCACCTCGAGGCCTCCACCGGCCGCGCCGTCGCGCGCGAGAAGCTGACCCAGTCCGAGGCGGACGAGCTGCTGGGCCGGATCACCTTCTCCACCAGCCTGAAGGACCTCGCCGAGGCCGACCTGGTCGTCGAGGCCGTGGTGGAGTCGATGGAGGCGAAGGTGGCGATCTTCCGCGACCTCGACGCCATCGTCGCCGCCGACGCGATCCTGGCCACCAACACCTCCTCACTCTCCGTCACCGAGCTGTCCACCGCGACCTCGGCCCCGGGCCGGGTCGTCGGCATCCACTTCTTCAACCCCGCACCGGTGCAGCGCCTCGTGGAGGTCGTGCGCACCGTGGTGACCGAGCCCGGCGTCCTCGACGACGTCCAGGCGCTGCTCGGCTCGCTGGGCAAGAGCCCGGTCGTGTGCGGCGACAAGGCCGGCTTCATCGCCAACACCCTGCTCTTCGGCTACCTCAACCACGCGGCCTCGATGTTCGAGCAGCGATACGCCTCGCGCGAGGACATCGACGCCGCGATGCGCTTCGGCTGCGGCTACCCCATGGGGCCGCTGGCGCTGCTGGACCTCATCGGTCTCGACACCGCCTACGAGATCCTCGAGACGATGTACCGCCAGGGACGCGACCGACTGCACGCCCCGACGCCGATCCTGAAGCAGATGGTCACCGCGGGCCTGCTGGGTCGCAAGACCGGGCGCGGCTTCTACACCTACGAGCAGCCGGACTCCCCGGTCGTGGTCGACGACGCGGCGACCCCGAGCGCGGATGCCGCCCCGGCCCTGCGTCACGACATCTCCCAGGTCGGTGTCGTGGGCACCGGGACCATGGCGTCGGGCATCGTCGAGGTCTTCGCCAAGGCCGGCTACGACGTGCTCTACGTCGGTCGCTCGGCGGAGAAGGTCGAGGGCGTGCGCGCCATGATCACCAAGAACTTCGACAAGCAGATCCAGCGCGGCCGCGCCACCGAGGAGCAGAAGACCGACGTGCTCGGCCGGGTCACCGGCACGACCTCGCTGGACGACCTGGGCACGGTCGACCTCGTGGTCGAGGCCATCGCCGAGGACCTGGCGATCAAGACCACGCTCTTCGAGAACCTCGACGAGATCTGCAAGCCGGGCGCGATCCTCGCCACCACCACCTCCTCGCTGCCCATCATCGCCATGGCCAAGGTGACCTCGCGGCCGCAGGACGTCATCGGCATGCACTTCTTCAACCCGGCGACGGTCATGAAGCTGGTCGAGGTGGTCTCGACGGTCTCCACCGACGACGCGGTCACCGAGACCGTCCGGGCGCTGTGCGCCAAGGTCGGCAAGGTCGCGGTCTCCTGCACCGACCGCGCCGGGTTCATCGTCAACGCGCTGCTGTTCCCCTACCTCAACGATGCGGTGAAGATGCTGGAGGCGCACTACGCCAGCGCCGACGACATCGACACCGCGATGAAGCAGGGCTGCGCGCTGCCGATGGGACCCTTCGAGCTGCTAGACGTGGTCGGCAACGACGTGTCGCTGGCGATCCAGCGCGAGCTCTACCTGGAGTTCCGCGAGCCGGGCTTCGCGCCGGCGCCGCTGCTCGAGCACCTGGTCACCGCCGGGTACCTCGGTCGCAAGACCAAGCGCGGGTTCCGCGACTACAGCGCTCGCTGA
- a CDS encoding response regulator: MPKQILVVDDDPDLSLLMTLFLRKHGHEVVTAGDGRAALERVRASTPDLVVLDWNMPHLDGLGLAAAVRGELGLTSLPLLMVTALPDHAQALAAGIDKVVSKPFSSAVLIGAVEELLASAGRAPA; encoded by the coding sequence GTGCCGAAGCAGATCCTCGTCGTCGACGACGACCCCGACCTGTCACTGCTCATGACGCTGTTCCTGCGCAAGCATGGGCACGAGGTGGTCACCGCGGGTGACGGTCGCGCCGCCCTGGAGCGGGTCCGCGCCTCGACCCCCGACCTCGTGGTGCTCGACTGGAACATGCCCCACCTCGACGGGCTCGGCCTGGCCGCAGCGGTCCGCGGCGAGCTCGGCCTGACCTCGTTGCCCCTGCTCATGGTCACGGCCCTGCCCGATCACGCCCAGGCCCTCGCGGCGGGCATCGACAAGGTCGTGTCGAAGCCCTTCTCCTCAGCCGTCCTCATCGGAGCCGTGGAGGAGCTGCTGGCCTCCGCGGGACGCGCCCCCGCCTGA